Proteins encoded within one genomic window of Sphingomonas sp. KRR8:
- a CDS encoding LytTR family DNA-binding domain-containing protein, which translates to MDDQALRVLVVDDEPLATERLQLLLARCDGVDLVGTASDGEGAVRMSEALAPDLLLLDIAMPGLDGIDVARALAERRPAPAVVFVTAFDQFAVAAFEVEAVDYLMKPVDPARLERALDRARDHVRRIAAAPHAGQEAADRGRYLEEFWASDLSGLVRIAVKDIDRVSAERDYMRLHVGPRSWLIHHSMAALEDGLDPELFVRLHRSAIVRRDFITGFLRNPSGRWIARLADGTEQAVGRLYADSVRAIAGR; encoded by the coding sequence ATGGATGACCAAGCCCTGAGAGTGCTCGTCGTCGACGACGAGCCGCTCGCCACCGAACGCCTGCAACTGCTGCTCGCCCGCTGCGATGGCGTCGACCTCGTCGGCACCGCCTCCGACGGGGAGGGCGCAGTGCGGATGAGCGAGGCGCTTGCGCCCGACCTTCTGCTGCTGGACATCGCCATGCCCGGGCTGGACGGCATCGACGTTGCTCGAGCGCTGGCCGAGCGACGGCCCGCCCCGGCCGTCGTCTTTGTCACCGCCTTTGACCAGTTCGCGGTGGCCGCCTTTGAGGTTGAGGCGGTCGACTATCTGATGAAGCCGGTTGACCCTGCTCGCCTTGAGCGGGCGCTGGACCGCGCGCGAGACCACGTCCGCCGTATCGCTGCCGCGCCGCATGCAGGCCAGGAAGCCGCTGACCGGGGCCGTTACCTGGAGGAATTCTGGGCCTCCGACCTGAGCGGCCTGGTCCGCATTGCCGTGAAGGACATTGACCGCGTCTCGGCCGAGCGGGACTACATGCGGTTGCACGTCGGTCCACGCAGCTGGCTCATCCATCACAGCATGGCGGCGCTGGAGGATGGGCTCGACCCCGAGCTGTTCGTACGGCTTCATCGCTCCGCCATCGTTCGGCGGGACTTCATCACCGGGTTCCTGCGCAATCCCTCCGGCCGGTGGATCGCCCGCCTTGCAGACGGGACGGAGCAAGCCGTCGGGCGCCTTTACGCGGACAGCGTGCGCGCCATCGCCGGCCGCTGA
- a CDS encoding DUF6356 family protein, whose product MSDRVPVVVISREHLQEAGESYFQHLRFAALVSVLLLAAAIACLIHAMVPAFCRRSTSCMVALLTRLFRERERLSDTIREGSGPLVLTMLLLLCIPPLVMMIAAGGQVLLLPLAATYLAVPLAYLFSNLTSTPSTRL is encoded by the coding sequence ATGAGCGACCGTGTTCCTGTTGTCGTAATCAGTCGCGAGCACCTGCAAGAGGCCGGTGAAAGCTACTTCCAGCACCTCCGCTTTGCGGCGCTCGTGTCCGTTTTGCTGCTCGCGGCGGCCATTGCCTGCCTGATCCATGCCATGGTTCCGGCTTTCTGCCGTCGGTCGACCAGCTGCATGGTCGCACTGCTGACCCGGCTGTTCAGAGAGCGCGAGCGTCTGTCCGACACCATTCGCGAAGGGTCCGGGCCGCTGGTCCTGACTATGTTGCTGCTGCTGTGCATTCCACCGCTGGTGATGATGATCGCAGCGGGCGGGCAGGTATTGCTCCTGCCGCTCGCCGCCACCTACCTGGCCGTGCCGCTCGCCTATCTGTTCAGCAACCTGACCTCGACCCCGTCGACTAGACTTTGA
- a CDS encoding serine hydrolase domain-containing protein, which yields MRSSLQPVALPQPCGGPVERFPPDRQEIGSGEEYTLKKTSLLGASAVLLVGAAIASVRVVDNGAAAHGRGSPPVAAANLALAKVSPEARRDINYAQLDARLKQLVTKPGMVGLAVGIVENGRITFVNGYGETQAGTGDKVTPQTVFRWASCSKGVAATMVAKLAEQGKVKLDAPVVNYAPGLKLPAAAEYRATVSDLLSHRLGLPKHSFDNKLEEGEPVPMLKAQLATIGLGCAPHSCWSYQNVAYDGASDIVARATGKSYQETVREQLFGPIGMTSASMTREGLMSSPSWARPHSIGRRPLEVTEPYYDVPSAGGVNSNIKDMALWMIAQTGAMPSVLSPRVLNALHAPLVKTPGERARMRKFLERLGDAYYGLGWRSYDYAGHNIVGHRGGINGYRSLILFDPAKKSGVVALWNSNTNQPGGLEFEVMDMLYHLPFRDWLELSKTRSRLVEPTDDTEDSGSTQVASRSGGGLSRSR from the coding sequence GTGCGTTCGTCGCTGCAACCTGTCGCCCTGCCGCAGCCGTGCGGCGGGCCCGTTGAGCGTTTCCCACCTGACCGCCAAGAGATTGGTTCCGGGGAGGAATATACACTGAAGAAGACTAGCCTGCTGGGGGCGAGTGCGGTGCTGCTGGTCGGCGCCGCCATCGCCAGTGTCCGGGTCGTTGACAATGGCGCGGCGGCGCACGGGCGCGGCTCGCCGCCGGTTGCCGCGGCGAATCTGGCGCTCGCCAAGGTCTCGCCGGAGGCGCGGCGCGACATCAATTACGCGCAGCTGGATGCGCGACTGAAGCAGTTGGTGACCAAGCCTGGCATGGTCGGGCTGGCGGTCGGAATTGTTGAGAATGGCCGCATCACCTTCGTGAACGGCTATGGCGAGACCCAGGCGGGCACTGGCGACAAGGTCACTCCGCAGACCGTCTTCCGCTGGGCGTCGTGCAGCAAGGGCGTTGCCGCCACGATGGTCGCCAAGCTGGCCGAGCAGGGCAAGGTCAAGCTGGACGCGCCGGTCGTCAACTATGCGCCAGGGCTCAAGCTGCCCGCCGCCGCCGAATATCGGGCGACCGTCAGCGACCTGCTCAGCCACCGGCTCGGACTGCCCAAGCACAGCTTCGATAACAAGCTGGAAGAAGGCGAGCCGGTGCCGATGCTCAAGGCGCAGCTTGCGACCATCGGCCTTGGTTGTGCGCCGCACAGCTGTTGGAGCTACCAGAATGTCGCTTACGACGGCGCCAGCGACATTGTCGCGCGGGCGACTGGCAAGTCTTATCAAGAGACGGTTCGCGAGCAATTGTTCGGACCGATCGGAATGACCTCGGCCAGCATGACTCGTGAAGGGCTGATGTCCTCGCCCAGCTGGGCCCGGCCGCACAGCATCGGCCGCCGGCCGCTAGAGGTGACCGAACCTTACTATGACGTGCCCTCAGCAGGCGGGGTCAACAGCAACATCAAGGACATGGCGCTGTGGATGATCGCCCAGACGGGCGCGATGCCCAGCGTATTGTCGCCGCGGGTGCTGAACGCGCTGCACGCGCCGCTGGTCAAGACGCCGGGTGAGCGCGCGCGAATGCGCAAGTTTCTGGAGCGGCTGGGCGATGCCTATTACGGCCTAGGCTGGCGCAGCTATGACTATGCCGGGCACAATATCGTCGGGCACCGGGGCGGCATCAACGGTTATCGCTCCCTGATCCTGTTCGATCCGGCCAAGAAGAGCGGCGTCGTGGCGCTGTGGAACAGCAACACCAACCAGCCCGGCGGCCTCGAATTCGAGGTCATGGACATGCTCTACCACCTGCCGTTCCGCGACTGGCTGGAGCTCAGCAAGACACGCAGCCGATTGGTCGAACCGACGGACGACACCGAGGACAGCGGCAGCACGCAGGTGGCGTCGCGCAGTGGCGGCGGTCTCAGCCGGAGCCGCTGA
- a CDS encoding histidine kinase, producing the protein MNMLSAVDIPIESLDPPGARRFGDLKRAILLIVGFWLAYALTVVARAFLGDDPLTVLENKLVTLAAGMVLTFTVYCAIQFFAPGPGLGRKAVVALLGSVLAAAALATLLVATEGHLKSSKEETRFQTREGFVVVQKGDQVRIERRATDPVILTAPRMNELSERDRLRFTADTTVVWLFFFIAWSAFYLASVSQRQALALSRRAAQAESAAQSAQVRALRYQVNPHFLFNTLNSLSSLVMAGRAQEAESMILKLSTFFRTSLSLNPTADVTLAEEIELQRLYLDIEKTRFPRRLKVDIDVPAQLSHALLPALILQPVVENAIKYGVSATRDKVTLRIAATEPKPGQLQIEITNRGGVALKSPRQRTQPDGTGVGLTNVSQRLAVRFGSEARCVFGPLAEGGYRVVMTLPMTNDSGKDG; encoded by the coding sequence ATGAACATGCTCTCCGCCGTCGACATTCCGATCGAATCGCTCGATCCACCGGGCGCCCGCCGCTTTGGCGACCTCAAGCGCGCGATCCTCCTGATTGTCGGTTTCTGGCTGGCCTATGCGCTGACGGTGGTCGCGCGGGCCTTCCTTGGCGACGATCCGCTAACCGTGCTCGAGAACAAGCTGGTTACCCTGGCCGCCGGCATGGTCCTGACCTTCACGGTCTACTGCGCCATCCAGTTCTTCGCGCCGGGTCCTGGCCTCGGCCGCAAGGCGGTGGTGGCGCTACTCGGCTCCGTGCTTGCCGCCGCCGCCCTTGCCACGCTGCTGGTCGCGACGGAGGGCCATCTGAAGAGCAGCAAGGAGGAGACCCGCTTCCAGACCCGCGAAGGCTTCGTGGTTGTGCAGAAAGGCGATCAGGTCCGCATCGAACGCCGCGCCACCGACCCGGTCATTCTGACCGCGCCGCGCATGAACGAGCTGAGCGAACGCGACCGCCTGCGGTTCACGGCCGACACGACCGTCGTCTGGCTGTTCTTCTTCATCGCCTGGAGCGCCTTTTATCTCGCCTCGGTGAGCCAGCGGCAGGCGCTGGCCTTGTCACGCCGCGCCGCTCAGGCCGAAAGCGCGGCGCAGTCGGCGCAGGTCCGGGCGCTTCGTTATCAGGTCAATCCGCACTTTCTGTTCAACACGCTGAACAGCTTGTCCTCGCTGGTCATGGCCGGGCGGGCGCAGGAAGCGGAGTCGATGATCCTCAAGCTATCGACCTTCTTCCGAACCAGCTTGTCGCTTAATCCGACCGCCGACGTCACGCTAGCGGAGGAGATTGAGCTCCAGCGGCTATATCTCGACATCGAGAAGACCCGCTTTCCGCGCCGTTTGAAGGTCGACATCGACGTCCCCGCGCAGCTCAGCCATGCCCTGCTGCCGGCCCTGATCCTGCAGCCGGTCGTCGAGAATGCGATCAAGTATGGCGTCTCGGCGACCCGCGACAAGGTGACGTTGCGCATCGCCGCAACCGAGCCGAAGCCAGGCCAGCTGCAGATCGAGATCACCAATCGGGGCGGCGTGGCCCTCAAATCACCGCGCCAGCGGACCCAGCCCGATGGCACCGGTGTGGGTCTGACCAACGTCAGCCAGCGGCTCGCCGTTCGGTTCGGGTCTGAAGCCCGCTGCGTATTTGGCCCCTTGGCCGAAGGTGGCTATCGAGTAGTGATGACCCTCCCGATGACGAATGATTCCGGCAAGGATGGATGA
- a CDS encoding UvrD-helicase domain-containing protein has translation MSEPVLAPAAQPEPGYLQGLNAPQREAVLTTDGPVLVLAGAGTGKTAALTARLAHLIATRRAWPSQILAVTFTNKAAREMKERVSRISGGAIEGMPWLGTFHSIGAKMLRIHAELAGLQSNFTILDTDDQLRLLKQLITAANLDEKRWPARQLASCIDRWKNKGLVPADVDAGESEAFANGRGGELYAQYQERLKTLNACDFGDLLLHMLTVFRTHADVLEQYRERFRYILVDEYQDTNAVQYEWLKMLAEPRRNLCCVGDDDQSIYSWRGAEVANILRFEQDFPGAAVIRLEQNYRSTPHILGAASGLIAHNSGRLGKTLWTEVDAGDKVKVVGVWDGPEEARRVGEDVEAHQRSGGSPDDVAILVRASFQTREFEERFIAIGLPYQIVGGFRFYERAEIRDALAYLRLIQSPADDLAFERIVNTPKRGLGDKAVAAIHRHARGAGLPLLLAAAQMLDSDEMTPQARRSLGRFVGDFARWRQMHLSTATDGANVPAEPHANRSAPHAELARLMLEESGYTAMLQAERSAEAAGRLENLAELARAMEEYENLSAFLEHVSLVMDNDSNRGGEKVTVMTIHAAKGLEFPIVYLAGWEEGVFPSQRAVDEGGLASLEEERRLAYVAITRARRQATIFHAANRRIYGQWTSSIPSRFISELPADHVEQETTMTGGESLWRAQWSEYGDPFAHVARASSRGPGFQRAASDFRAQLDDRTGRPAHRAGVVRPPVEVRASAVSLGNKGRDDLSLGQRVFHGKFGYGTIALIEGNKLEIDFEHAGRKRVLDSFVSVG, from the coding sequence GTGTCCGAACCCGTACTCGCTCCCGCCGCTCAACCCGAGCCTGGTTACCTGCAAGGCCTGAACGCGCCGCAGCGTGAGGCCGTGCTGACCACCGATGGTCCAGTGCTGGTCCTCGCCGGGGCGGGCACCGGCAAGACGGCAGCGCTGACCGCCCGCCTCGCGCACCTGATCGCCACGCGCCGCGCCTGGCCGAGCCAGATTCTTGCCGTTACCTTCACCAACAAGGCCGCCCGCGAGATGAAGGAGCGGGTCAGCCGTATCAGTGGGGGCGCGATCGAGGGCATGCCCTGGCTCGGCACTTTCCATTCGATCGGCGCCAAGATGCTGCGCATCCATGCCGAACTGGCTGGGCTGCAGAGCAACTTCACCATCCTCGACACAGACGATCAGCTGCGGCTGCTGAAACAGCTCATCACGGCTGCGAACCTCGACGAGAAGCGCTGGCCTGCCCGCCAGCTCGCCTCCTGCATCGACCGCTGGAAGAACAAGGGCCTCGTCCCCGCCGACGTGGACGCGGGCGAAAGTGAGGCGTTCGCCAATGGTCGCGGCGGTGAGCTCTACGCCCAGTACCAGGAGCGCTTGAAAACGCTCAACGCCTGCGACTTCGGCGACCTCTTGCTGCACATGTTGACGGTGTTCCGCACCCATGCGGACGTGCTCGAGCAGTATCGGGAGCGTTTTCGCTACATACTGGTCGACGAATATCAGGACACCAACGCCGTCCAGTATGAGTGGCTGAAGATGCTGGCCGAACCGCGGCGGAACCTCTGCTGCGTCGGCGATGACGACCAGTCGATCTACAGCTGGCGCGGCGCGGAGGTCGCCAACATCCTGCGGTTCGAGCAGGATTTCCCCGGAGCGGCGGTGATCCGACTTGAGCAGAACTATCGCTCGACCCCGCACATCCTGGGTGCCGCCAGCGGCCTTATCGCCCACAATAGCGGCCGCCTCGGCAAGACCCTGTGGACCGAGGTCGACGCCGGCGACAAGGTGAAGGTGGTGGGCGTCTGGGACGGCCCGGAAGAAGCCCGCCGCGTCGGCGAGGACGTCGAGGCCCACCAGCGTTCGGGCGGCAGTCCCGACGATGTCGCCATCCTCGTCCGCGCGTCCTTTCAGACCCGCGAATTCGAGGAGCGTTTCATCGCCATCGGCCTCCCCTACCAGATCGTCGGCGGCTTCCGTTTCTATGAGCGCGCCGAGATTCGCGACGCGCTCGCTTATCTGCGACTGATCCAGTCGCCCGCCGACGACCTTGCGTTCGAGCGGATCGTCAACACACCCAAGCGCGGGCTGGGCGACAAGGCGGTAGCCGCCATCCATCGCCACGCCCGAGGCGCGGGCCTTCCGCTGCTGCTCGCCGCCGCGCAGATGCTCGACTCCGACGAAATGACCCCGCAGGCGCGCCGCAGTCTTGGCAGGTTCGTTGGTGACTTCGCGCGCTGGCGGCAAATGCATCTCTCCACGGCGACGGACGGCGCAAACGTGCCGGCCGAACCCCACGCCAACCGCTCAGCCCCGCATGCGGAACTCGCCCGCCTGATGCTCGAGGAATCCGGCTACACCGCCATGCTTCAAGCAGAACGTTCCGCCGAAGCTGCGGGCAGGCTCGAAAACCTCGCCGAGCTTGCCCGCGCGATGGAGGAATATGAAAATCTCTCCGCTTTCCTCGAACACGTCAGCCTGGTGATGGACAACGACTCCAACCGCGGCGGTGAAAAGGTGACTGTGATGACCATCCACGCCGCCAAGGGCCTGGAATTCCCGATCGTCTATCTCGCTGGCTGGGAAGAAGGCGTCTTCCCGTCTCAGCGCGCCGTTGACGAGGGCGGCCTCGCCAGCCTGGAGGAGGAGCGACGCCTTGCCTACGTCGCGATCACCAGGGCGCGGCGCCAGGCGACCATCTTCCACGCCGCGAACCGCCGCATCTATGGCCAATGGACCAGTTCCATCCCCAGCCGTTTCATCAGCGAATTGCCGGCCGATCATGTCGAGCAGGAAACCACCATGACTGGCGGTGAGTCACTCTGGCGGGCGCAGTGGAGCGAGTATGGCGACCCGTTCGCCCATGTCGCCCGTGCAAGCTCGCGGGGCCCGGGCTTCCAGCGCGCTGCGTCGGATTTCCGTGCCCAGCTCGACGACCGCACTGGGCGTCCAGCGCACCGCGCGGGGGTGGTCCGACCGCCCGTGGAGGTCCGCGCGAGCGCCGTCAGCCTCGGCAACAAGGGACGCGACGACCTTTCGCTGGGCCAGCGCGTGTTCCACGGCAAGTTTGGCTACGGGACCATTGCGCTCATTGAAGGAAACAAGCTCGAGATCGATTTCGAGCACGCCGGCCGCAAGCGCGTGCTCGACAGCTTCGTCAGCGTGGGCTGA
- a CDS encoding PA2169 family four-helix-bundle protein: MMAETGTTTLETLTTTLIDSINGYRDAASNAESSNFQQLFRSMADDRSQVVENLRSEIRRLGGNPPDDGSFLGSTHQRFLDLKAAVTGRDDKAIINEVERGEDYLKEKFEAALKSDDLPTESRSAIERAYQSVRQGHDKVSSLKHGMEA; encoded by the coding sequence ATGATGGCCGAGACCGGTACCACGACCCTCGAGACCCTCACCACCACCCTCATCGACTCCATCAACGGCTATCGCGATGCGGCGAGCAACGCGGAGTCCAGCAACTTCCAGCAGCTGTTCCGCTCGATGGCCGATGATCGCAGCCAGGTCGTCGAAAACCTGCGTTCGGAGATCCGACGGCTTGGCGGCAACCCGCCCGACGACGGCAGCTTTCTTGGCTCGACCCACCAGCGCTTCCTGGACCTGAAGGCCGCCGTCACCGGACGCGACGACAAGGCGATCATCAACGAGGTCGAGCGCGGCGAGGACTATCTTAAGGAGAAGTTCGAAGCCGCTCTCAAAAGTGACGATCTTCCAACCGAAAGCCGCTCAGCGATCGAGCGCGCCTATCAGTCGGTGCGCCAGGGCCATGACAAGGTCAGCTCGCTCAAGCACGGCATGGAGGCCTGA
- a CDS encoding methyltransferase: protein MRSFRLLTAAALLGGLAMAPLAAAPNPTIAQAVAATANRSADNVALDAGRKPAELLSFFGVRRGMRILDMFGLNGYWAEINAPVVGPRGLVTVWQPTQFYTQHGLDTWQKGAGRLSNVAVIVSPFEAPVWPDRAYDFALINLDYHDTYWQSAQRGIPRMDPNAFVQKLFAAIKPGGVVGVVDHVAVAGSDPRQSVEALHRIDPAIIRADFERAGFKLEAESPLLRNPADDHSKLVFDKSIRGQTDRVVYKFRKPR from the coding sequence ATGCGCAGTTTTCGATTGCTGACAGCCGCGGCCTTGCTTGGCGGATTGGCGATGGCGCCGCTTGCTGCCGCTCCGAACCCGACCATCGCCCAAGCCGTGGCGGCGACCGCCAACCGCAGCGCCGACAATGTCGCGCTCGACGCCGGTCGCAAGCCTGCCGAGTTGCTCAGCTTCTTTGGCGTTCGACGCGGAATGCGTATCCTCGATATGTTCGGGCTCAACGGATATTGGGCCGAGATCAATGCGCCGGTCGTCGGCCCACGGGGCCTGGTCACGGTCTGGCAGCCAACCCAATTTTATACCCAGCACGGGCTCGACACCTGGCAAAAGGGTGCCGGGCGCCTGAGCAACGTGGCAGTGATCGTCAGCCCCTTCGAAGCGCCGGTATGGCCAGATCGGGCTTACGACTTCGCGCTGATCAACCTGGATTACCACGACACCTACTGGCAGAGCGCCCAGCGCGGTATTCCGCGGATGGACCCGAACGCCTTCGTCCAGAAGCTGTTCGCGGCGATAAAGCCCGGCGGAGTGGTCGGCGTTGTCGACCATGTCGCCGTGGCTGGCAGCGATCCACGCCAGAGCGTCGAGGCGCTGCACCGAATCGATCCGGCGATCATCCGTGCCGATTTCGAGCGGGCGGGGTTCAAGCTGGAGGCGGAGAGCCCGTTGCTCCGCAATCCGGCCGACGATCACAGCAAGCTGGTGTTCGACAAGAGCATCCGCGGGCAGACCGATCGCGTCGTCTACAAGTTTCGCAAGCCGCGATGA
- a CDS encoding hemerythrin domain-containing protein yields the protein MPDAVTLLKEDHRKVEDLFKQFEEAKGDGRKRKIAEQIAAELIVHTQIEEEIFYPACEGKVEDADIKEAYVEHDAAKVLVAEIIAGGPDDDYYESKVHVLQEEIEHHVKDEERWLTGVFSQAKRHGVDMDKLGDELAARKADLMGGIEKNGLPEIKLSTMEDVKV from the coding sequence ATGCCCGACGCCGTCACCCTGCTCAAAGAAGATCACCGCAAGGTCGAGGATCTGTTCAAGCAATTCGAGGAAGCCAAGGGCGACGGCCGCAAGCGCAAGATCGCCGAACAAATTGCCGCCGAGCTGATCGTCCACACTCAGATCGAGGAAGAAATCTTCTATCCCGCGTGCGAGGGGAAGGTCGAGGACGCCGACATCAAGGAGGCCTATGTCGAGCACGATGCGGCCAAGGTCCTGGTCGCGGAGATCATCGCCGGCGGTCCGGATGACGACTATTACGAATCCAAGGTGCACGTGCTGCAGGAAGAGATCGAGCACCACGTGAAGGATGAGGAGCGCTGGCTGACCGGCGTGTTCAGCCAGGCCAAGCGGCACGGCGTAGACATGGACAAGCTCGGCGACGAGCTCGCGGCCCGCAAGGCCGATTTGATGGGCGGAATCGAGAAGAACGGCCTGCCCGAGATCAAGCTGTCGACGATGGAAGACGTCAAAGTCTAG
- a CDS encoding cation:dicarboxylase symporter family transporter, with amino-acid sequence MSVAPRAAGSELAPASSSRGAWLILGALLVGLVLGVLVGKSGDGWREPVVQVASLVGGLWLDGLRMTVIPLVIALLVNGIVGSADAARAGGITAKAIAWFMGFYIFSSAVGGFGMKLLTDLFPLPAQGAAALRAGLAGIDQSQTANAVPTVADFFKSIIPPNPVAAAANDQILPLVVFTVIFAFALAKVGSDNRRVALSFFQAIGDAMLRVIGWVLWLAPAGVLALAFTVGAGAGGSALGAVAHYVVLVSLLGVVVTLAALAVGLLLARVPPGRLLSAMVGPAAVAISTRSSLASLPAMLEAARRLGVDEGKADILLPMAVALLRATGPAMNVGVAVYVAHWFGIALPLPALIAGIAIGALASIGAVSLPGQLSFYTSIAPISLAMGVPIEPLALLIAVETIPDIFRTLGNVIADVSVTAAIARSEGDDLTAERPLDDGGTPLVDLPSVSEGR; translated from the coding sequence ATGAGCGTCGCGCCGCGCGCCGCAGGAAGTGAGTTGGCGCCAGCCAGCAGCAGCCGGGGTGCTTGGCTGATCCTTGGGGCATTGTTGGTCGGGCTGGTGCTGGGCGTGCTGGTGGGCAAGTCCGGCGATGGCTGGCGCGAGCCGGTGGTACAGGTCGCCAGCCTGGTCGGCGGATTGTGGCTCGACGGGTTGCGGATGACGGTCATTCCGCTGGTCATCGCCTTGCTGGTGAACGGCATCGTCGGCAGCGCGGACGCCGCCCGCGCCGGTGGCATCACGGCCAAGGCCATCGCCTGGTTCATGGGCTTTTACATCTTTTCCTCCGCGGTGGGCGGCTTCGGCATGAAGCTGCTCACCGACCTGTTTCCCTTGCCCGCGCAGGGCGCAGCGGCGCTCAGGGCAGGGCTGGCCGGGATCGACCAGAGCCAGACCGCGAACGCGGTGCCGACGGTTGCCGACTTCTTCAAGTCGATTATCCCGCCGAACCCCGTGGCAGCGGCGGCAAACGACCAGATCCTGCCGCTGGTCGTGTTCACGGTGATCTTTGCCTTCGCGCTGGCGAAGGTCGGCAGCGACAATCGTCGAGTGGCCCTGTCCTTCTTCCAGGCGATTGGCGATGCGATGCTGCGCGTGATCGGCTGGGTCCTGTGGCTCGCGCCCGCCGGTGTGCTGGCGCTGGCGTTCACCGTTGGGGCGGGGGCCGGTGGTTCGGCGTTGGGCGCGGTGGCGCATTATGTGGTGCTCGTGTCCTTGCTGGGCGTGGTGGTGACTCTGGCCGCGCTGGCAGTAGGGTTGCTGCTCGCACGCGTGCCGCCTGGGCGCTTGCTGAGCGCCATGGTCGGCCCGGCCGCGGTCGCTATTTCGACCCGATCGTCACTTGCCTCCCTGCCCGCCATGCTCGAGGCCGCGCGCCGGCTTGGGGTGGACGAGGGCAAGGCGGACATCCTGCTGCCAATGGCCGTGGCGCTGCTGCGGGCGACCGGGCCGGCCATGAACGTTGGCGTGGCCGTCTATGTCGCGCACTGGTTCGGCATTGCCCTGCCGCTGCCAGCGTTGATCGCAGGCATTGCCATTGGTGCGCTGGCCTCGATCGGTGCGGTGAGCCTTCCGGGACAGCTTAGCTTCTACACCTCGATCGCGCCGATCAGCCTGGCGATGGGGGTGCCGATCGAGCCGCTGGCACTGCTGATCGCGGTCGAGACCATTCCCGACATTTTCCGGACATTGGGCAACGTCATCGCTGACGTGTCGGTCACCGCCGCCATTGCCCGGTCGGAGGGCGATGACCTAACTGCCGAGCGGCCGTTGGACGATGGAGGAACGCCGTTGGTCGACCTGCCGAGCGTATCCGAAGGCCGGTAG
- a CDS encoding DUF3597 domain-containing protein → MSLFGKIKDAIFGHKAAAPTERPQIPAGMAGGPPAQQQQQQGGVATAQQPQQQQVDVDQVLQQISQEKGNPQLNYKTSIVDLMKLLGIDSSLDNRKELAKELGYTGQLDGSAEMNIWLHKATMKQLAANGGKVPQSMLD, encoded by the coding sequence ATGAGCCTCTTTGGCAAGATCAAGGACGCCATCTTCGGTCACAAGGCGGCCGCCCCGACCGAGCGTCCGCAGATCCCCGCCGGCATGGCTGGCGGCCCCCCGGCGCAGCAGCAGCAGCAGCAGGGTGGAGTCGCGACGGCACAGCAGCCGCAGCAACAGCAGGTCGATGTCGACCAGGTGTTGCAGCAGATTTCCCAGGAGAAGGGCAATCCGCAGCTCAACTACAAGACGTCGATCGTCGACCTGATGAAGCTGCTCGGCATCGATTCCAGCCTCGATAACCGCAAGGAACTGGCGAAGGAGCTCGGCTACACCGGCCAGCTCGACGGCAGTGCCGAGATGAACATCTGGCTGCACAAGGCAACAATGAAGCAGCTCGCTGCCAATGGCGGCAAGGTGCCGCAAAGCATGTTGGACTAG
- a CDS encoding glutaredoxin domain-containing protein: MPSAVIYRMILPDHECPFGRRAKELLDENGFDVEEHILSSREEVEDFKQEHGVATTPLIWVDGEQIGGSAELEKFLSAHV; encoded by the coding sequence ATGCCGTCCGCCGTCATTTACCGAATGATCCTGCCTGACCACGAATGTCCGTTCGGTCGTCGCGCCAAGGAGTTGCTCGACGAGAACGGGTTCGACGTCGAAGAGCATATCCTTTCCAGCCGTGAGGAGGTCGAGGACTTCAAGCAGGAGCACGGTGTCGCAACCACACCGCTGATCTGGGTCGATGGAGAGCAGATCGGCGGCAGTGCCGAGCTGGAGAAGTTCCTGAGCGCCCACGTCTGA
- a CDS encoding L,D-transpeptidase family protein — MNKLAIALAASGMLALSIPTAASASMETEEAKMAAASAADTARMDMMDTFGPKVLKPGQYVWANDPGSGPARVVVSLTDQMAYVYRGDRLVGVTTISSGKPGKDTPTGIFNVLEKQPMYRSKKYDNAAMPFMQRIDTYGIALHAGRNPGEPASHGCVRLPSAFAAKLYQVTSVGTPVLIGA; from the coding sequence ATGAACAAGCTAGCGATTGCGCTGGCGGCGTCGGGGATGCTCGCCCTTTCAATTCCCACTGCCGCCTCGGCCTCGATGGAAACGGAAGAAGCTAAGATGGCGGCGGCCAGTGCGGCCGACACCGCTCGAATGGACATGATGGACACCTTCGGACCCAAGGTCCTCAAGCCCGGGCAATATGTCTGGGCGAACGACCCTGGCAGCGGGCCCGCCCGCGTGGTCGTCAGCCTGACCGACCAGATGGCATATGTATATCGCGGTGATCGCCTGGTCGGAGTCACCACCATCTCGAGCGGCAAGCCCGGCAAGGACACCCCGACCGGCATCTTCAACGTGCTGGAAAAACAGCCGATGTACCGCAGCAAGAAGTACGACAACGCCGCCATGCCGTTCATGCAGCGGATCGATACCTACGGAATTGCACTGCACGCTGGCCGCAACCCGGGCGAACCCGCCAGCCACGGCTGCGTGCGTCTGCCGAGCGCGTTCGCGGCCAAGCTTTATCAGGTGACCAGCGTCGGGACGCCCGTTCTTATCGGCGCCTGA